DNA sequence from the Tachysurus fulvidraco isolate hzauxx_2018 chromosome 1, HZAU_PFXX_2.0, whole genome shotgun sequence genome:
aataaggaccagtggtgatcagtgattagtaataaggaccagtggtgatcagtgattagtaataaggaccagtggtgatcagtgattagtaataaggaccagtggtgatcagtgattagtaataaggaccagtggtgatcagtgatttgtaataaggaccagtggtgatcagtgatttgtaataaggaccagtggtgatcagtgatttgtaataaggaccagtggtgatcagtgatttgtaataaggaccagtggtgatcagtgattagtaataaggacggatggtgatcagtgattagtaataaggaccagtggtgatcagtgattagtgatcagtgattagtaataaggaccagtggtgatcagtgattagtaatAAGGACCAGTGGTGATTAGTAATAAGgaccagtggtgatcagtgattagtaatAAGGACTGTAGTACTACGTGGTCTGTAATATACTAAGTCAGACGTGGTCTGTAATTGGTTATCAGAAACAAATGaactatttaattattaacagTATGCTGTGATTTCTAGCAAGAACACAACACATGAAATGTATCAGTTGTagtgaggagtgatgagtgatgagtgaggagTGAGGGGTGATGAGTGAGGGGTGAGGAGTGAGGGGTGATGAGTGAGGGGTGATGAGTGAGGagtgaggagtgatgagtgaggggtgaggagtgatgagtgagGGGTGATGAGTGAGGGGTGATGAGTGAGGAGTGAGGGGTGAtgagtgaggagtgatgagtgagGGGTGATGAGTGAGGGGTGATGAGTGATGGGTGATGAGTGAGGGGTGATGAGTGAGGGGTGATGAGTGAGGAGTGAggggtgatgagtgatgagtgaggagtgatgagtgagGGGTGATGAGTGAGGAGTGAGGGGTGAtgagtgaggagtgatgagtgaggagtgaggagtgatgagtgaggagtgatgagtgaggagtgaggagtgatgagtgGTCCTTATGGAGTGAGCTCTTTCCACTAGTATAACCAGCAGTAGTGATGTGAGCTGGAGAACAGTATGGTGAACAGTAGGATGAAGTGTTGGACGTTCACTAAATGAGAGGTCACTAAATTTGATGATAAAGAGGTCTAATATAAATCACTAAATGAGCAACACTATCATCACTATGTCAGTGTGAGTAGTCCCCTATTATAATGCCACTTAACTCTCTCAGATCAGGCACGTTCCATGTACATAtaatactgctaataataacgtgctatctttcttcttctcctcttcatGGCAGGTTTGCTGAACGAAAAGACTCTTGGTATTTTCCACAATGTCGAGTGTTTTCGCCTGAAGCGTGCCTGCATTCGTGGAACTCGTCTCACCGCAGCTTCCTTCCGCCGTTCTCTGTGTTCTCACTGCCTGCAGGAACTCGATGCATCCCATGTTCTCGGTGACATTACAGTCTCTGACATCGTCCAGGGCCTCTCCTTAAATCGGGTCTGCTGTCAGAGCCTGCACAGGCTGAGCGTGAGTGCTGTGGATTGTCTCTTGGACGTTCCGGTAAGTTTCAGGAAGTTGCAGGGTCTCAGGAGTCTCTCTGTGGCATGGACACCTCTGGACGACTCAACTTTGGAGGACATCTGCTCACTCCCGCTGCTGGAGAGCCTGGATATTTCCGGGACAAACATCACAGACCTCATGCCGCTCTTGAAGCTCCGCTCGAGGCTGCGTTCACTTACTCTTCACGCACTGCACCACCTCACAATGGCTGCCGATGACTTTCTAGCTGTGATCTCTGCGCTGGAGCTCCTCACACACCTCGATGTCTCCAACGATCTGATCCAGACAAGGGGCGAGATGATCAGGAAGCTCCTGCAGAAGACACACATCCTCCCAGCGCTCTTGGATCTGGATGTGTCCGGGTGGAAAGGGATCAGCGATGAGGCCTTGAAGACCTTCCTGGAAGGACACACAAGAATGAGATTCATTGGTCTTCTGGCCACTGGGGCTGGAAGATCTGACCTCCTGTCTGGAGATGGAAATCTGaaggtgagtttttttttaaaaagccatGTGTTCAAATCTCCTGCCATCTTCTGTTTGTTTAGTGGTCAATTAGAGTCAACAAACCGAACAAAAAGCACTGTTTCCATAATATATTAGAATTTCCAGAACCTGTAAATCATACAAGGCTTTAATAGTTAATCCCTGAAATAGACTTCAGAGAAGCTTGTGGGAATAATATGGACTGGACATACTATAAAATATGTCACATGGGTCCAAACGATGAGCATTTCAACAGAACACACCTGGTGCGGACCGCTGGTTACCCCGGGTCTTGGTCATTCAATGGATGCCTTTCCTTGCTTCAAAGGAACATTGTAAGAGCTCTGTTCATTCGGTGCTTGAATGAAGGTCCTGGCTGTTTGAACAGCAGGAAATCTACCGACCCAACACTCGAATAAACTGCACTGATCTCCAGCAGCTTGGTGTCATTCCTAGTCTCTCAGCTGCCGAACCAGAAAGCGTATGCTTCTGTGAATGTAGATGGTACAACTGATCTCCACAGTCAGATCTTCAGACTAGGATTTCAACCTAATCCCAGATGGATGTAATACTCCCAGAAGGACTGGGGTTTCTGGGTGGGATTACAGTTTGTCTCCAAAAGCTTCTCCCAGGCACCTACTGGTCTTCACCACCCATCTGATACTGCTCCAGGACCTGAACCGAGACTTTGAGGCTGAAGATGTGGCCGGAAAAGCTGGTTGTTCGGTGGTGCAGACTGTGAAGAGGGCGGAGAACATCCACATCTGGTCTCCTTCCCAAATGCGATGTGAGCTTAAAGTGTTTGAGGACATACAGGCTTCAGCTCTGGATAAAGAAGCACATGAGTGATGTCCTTTATAGAGCTTCATTAGAGTGATATGTTAGATTTTATTGACTTGCAGCCTGAGCACTAGTTCACTGTGATCCACTTATCTAACCAACATGAATCGTacttggggtgtgtgtgtgtgtgtgtgtgtattcaggtGGCAGGAGACTGGAACCTTCTACAGCTGTGTGAGGCTCTGAGGAGATACAGGGGGAGGGAGAGCTTCGTGCAGGAGGCGCTGCTCTGTCTCTACAAACTCCTCGGTGACGCAGACGTCGGCTGCCGCCCGGACGTGTTGGGGGTACAGAGCACCGTGACTGTACAGTGTAAgcctgagctctgtgtgtgcgtctgaaTAACTGTGTTACCTTggtagcctgtgtgtgtgtgtgtgtgtgtgtgtgtgtgtgtgtgtgtgtgtgtgtgtagctggtgTATTTGGGAATGAAAGCCCACAGCAAGTGTGTGAGCGTGCAGGTGTCGGGGTCAGCGTGTGTGTTTAACCTCACCATTCTGGAGCTGGCAGAGGGGATGTCGCAAAGGCTGCTGGGAAATGTGATGAGACACATAATCACCACCATGAGAACCTTTCCTGATCAtaaacaggtacacacacacacacacacacacacacacacactcacacatacacagacacagacacacattctcacacacacacacatactctcacacacacacactcacacactctctctctcacacacacacacacactcacacactctcacacacacacactcacacactctcacacacacacacacacactcacacacacacacacacacacatacacacacacacacacacattcacacacacgcacacacacatacacactctcacaaacacacacacacacatacacacacacacatgcacacacacatacacacactcacacacacacatacacacacacacacactcacacacacacacacacacatacacacacacacacattcacacacacgcacacacacacacacacacacacccacacacacacacactcacacacccacacacacactcactcacacacacacacacacacacacacacacacacacattcacacacacacacgcatacacacactcacaaacacacacacacacgcacacgcacacacttacacgcgcacacacacacacacacgcgcacacacgcatacacacacacgcacacacacacgcgcacacacgcattcatacacacacacacacacgcgcacacacgcattcatacacacacacacacacacacacacacacacacacacacacacacacacacacacacacacacacacacacacacacatataaaattttatgtgtgtgtttagatccAGAAGAACTGCCTACTGAGTCTGTGCAGTAATTATATCCTGGATGTCGTCCCCTTTAACAGGTAGCTCCCCCTTACACACCATTCTGCACTACTGTATATACGATGACAGacttgtgtatgaatgtgtatgaTCTACGTTGTGGCAGGTGTGAAGCAGCTAAACAGGtgatgatgtgttttatttctaatgaaGACGAAACTCTACAGTCGCTCTGTGCGTCCGTCATCGTCGTACTGATGTCAAAGGTAACACGCTAAACTCTACACAAGGCCATAAACAGCTACAACATTACTCAGTCAGACCACAAACTCCACTCTCAATGCCAtcctaaccaatcagaacacacgtCCCGCCCACAATTTCActttaaccaatcagaacataGTTCCCACCTTATAAAGAATTCCTCTAATGACTCGAATGTTGTGGTTTATTATCTGTGCTGCTCTCAGAGGGTTTggtaaataacagtaaagtgtgtgtgtgtgtgtgtgtgtgtgtgtgtgtgtgtgtgtgtgtgtgtgtgtgttcacagttgAGTCAGGAAGAAATTGTCGAGCTGGGAACTGAAAAGATCATCATGAAGGTCAGAGCTGAACCTTCACACCATCAAAGAATTGTGGGTAATTTATCGGTATTGGTGTCTAACAGCATCTTTCACCTGTAcatctctctttgtgtgtgtgtgtgtgtgtgtgtgtgtgtgtgtgtgtgtgtgtgtgtgtgcagcgcTTGTTACATTTGGTGCAACAAAGGGCATCAATGGGACTGTTGGACAATATACTTGAAGGCACTCTGACTGCTCTGTGGGGTCTCACAGATGATGCAAACACCGCCTGCACACACTTCCTGCAGTGTGAGGGTCTGGAGTTGTACAAAGAACTCAtggaggtatacacacacacacacacacacacgaaatacaaaatacacacaattgtgtcgtgtgtgtgcgtgtgtgtgtgtgtgtgtgtgtgtgcgtgtgtgtgcgtgtgtgtgcgtgcgtgtgtgtgcgtgcgtgtgtttgtgtgtttgtgtacagacaTATTACTCCAATCCCAGGGTACTGAAGATTGTTCTCGGCCTCCTCGtgagttttaaaatgtgtattatttaaaacaaagactCCAATTGTGAGGtttaaaatacaacttcagTCAGACCTGAACTGATTGTGACTTTGTGCCGACGTTCAGACTAACGTGTCCGAGATGGAGGACCTCCACGCTCAGCTGATGGATGAGGAACTCCTGCAGCTTCTTCTCGTTCTGATGGAAAAGAAAGAGGTGAAAGTGGAGGAACTAAACTGAGAAATAACCTGAGAACAGAGTGGATTAGAaattcctgtgtgtttgtgtgtgttctataaCATTAGGTGGAGGTGAGTTATTTAGCTGGCGGTTTCCTTGCCAACATCACATCCAGCGGTGTGTGGAGTCTGGACTCGGCTCTGCAACATGAAATTCTTACTAAACTGGTAAACTCTGTTATTGCTGTTTACATCAACTTCAGTAATAACACAGCTAAAACcacctgactgtgtgtgtgtgtgtgtgtgtgtgtgtgtgtgtgtgtgtgtgtgtgtgtgtgtgtgtgtgtgtgtgtgtgaagcactCTGCTGTGATGTCATGGACTCCTCCAGAGCATTCTATTATCTCATACCGGtgtgtgaattattttcacCTACTCTTCACCTAAATATTTCTGTGAGTTAAATGATCTGTATTGAGGGACTTTTCCCCCCTGTCCAGGTCACTGCGTCCACTCTATCTTCTCATGGGAGTGTCTCAGCCGTCTGCAGTGCAGCTCTGGGCTCTCTGGGGCATCAGACATATCTGCACACACAaaggtgagagacagagggtCAGACAGAGACTGGAGGATTATATAAACTCTGTCCACTAGGGGTCAGGAGTGACATGTAACACAACTTTAACCTCCCAGAATACCTCTAATATCACTTATTATGGACATCAAGGTAAACATGGTGAGGTCTGATTTTAGTGTGAAGTATCTAGCCAGAGCAGAGTGTGATACTTTAcactttaatctttattattatttaatcaagACAGTGAATCAATCAACACGAATCGAATCGTAATTGACTGAATCGTGAATCAATCTGTGTGAAttgaacatgaataaaatattgattcGTATGAATGAATCGTGAATCATGAGTCATGAATTGATCTTATTACACATTCTACAGGAACATTACTtctccatgtttgtttgttgttttttccatcCAGAAAACTAATGCTTTTTTCATACACAAGGATGTTCAGAAACCACTTTCCTTCAAAGATTTTGGAATCATTTTTGAagtaattgtgtgtttttttttaagggttgATTAATACCATCAccttgtgtttttgtagtaagCATCAGTTTGACTGAATTATCATAACGTGAAACTTTCAAACCATAACAAGGTC
Encoded proteins:
- the LOC125138319 gene encoding protein zyg-11 homolog, which gives rise to MDEDSPPSLVNVCLLSVCQSLDTLCSVCDDGSLRLRSCPIFPPELSDLLLSTMTDEGLLNEKTLGIFHNVECFRLKRACIRGTRLTAASFRRSLCSHCLQELDASHVLGDITVSDIVQGLSLNRVCCQSLHRLSVSAVDCLLDVPVSFRKLQGLRSLSVAWTPLDDSTLEDICSLPLLESLDISGTNITDLMPLLKLRSRLRSLTLHALHHLTMAADDFLAVISALELLTHLDVSNDLIQTRGEMIRKLLQKTHILPALLDLDVSGWKGISDEALKTFLEGHTRMRFIGLLATGAGRSDLLSGDGNLKVAGDWNLLQLCEALRRYRGRESFVQEALLCLYKLLGDADVGCRPDVLGLVYLGMKAHSKCVSVQVSGSACVFNLTILELAEGMSQRLLGNVMRHIITTMRTFPDHKQIQKNCLLSLCSNYILDVVPFNRCEAAKQVMMCFISNEDETLQSLCASVIVVLMSKLSQEEIVELGTEKIIMKRLLHLVQQRASMGLLDNILEGTLTALWGLTDDANTACTHFLQCEGLELYKELMETYYSNPRVLKIVLGLLTNVSEMEDLHAQLMDEELLQLLLVLMEKKEVEVSYLAGGFLANITSSGVWSLDSALQHEILTKLHSAVMSWTPPEHSIISYRSLRPLYLLMGVSQPSAVQLWALWGIRHICTHKVSHYRRMLEEEGGLDVLRTLTSDPNTHSDVHSFATDTLHLVEGQSLTHTST